In Entelurus aequoreus isolate RoL-2023_Sb linkage group LG13, RoL_Eaeq_v1.1, whole genome shotgun sequence, a genomic segment contains:
- the zbbx gene encoding probable RNA-directed DNA polymerase from transposon X-element isoform X1, which produces MSVSPGEESVKLELASARLDNPCTHSNSLRIIHNSHNVFSVVSVSEVDMHSTEVANYDMSSLLQHQANNRKIPVISIPRYGRNYLKCTTHNKRNIVNIATTDNLNKNSSKQPNTYNMGFLNIRSLSPKALLVNEVIRDNNLNVIGLSETWLKPDEFFALNEASPPNYTNAHVARPLKRGGGVALIYNENFNLTPNLNNKYKSFEVLTMRSVTPLPLDLAVIYRPPGPYSDFISEFSEFVADLVTHADNIIIMGDFNIHMNTPSDPQCVALQTIIDSCGLTQIIHEPTHRNGNTIDLVLVRGVTTSKVMILPYTKVMSDHYLIKFEVLTLCQQANNNNNCYSGRNINAATTMTLADLLPSVIAPFPNYVGSIDKLTNNFDDALREIIDSIAPLKQKRAPKRRTPWFTEEIRAHKLSCRKLERKWRATKLEVFHQAWSDSLITYKRMLTLAKAKYYSNLIRLNKNDPKFLFSTVASLTQQGTPPSSSTHSADDFMNFFNKKIELIRKEIKDNASQLQLGSINTNTTVYTTDTALQNSLSIFDEITLEELLQRVSGIKQTTCLLDPLPGKLIKELFVLLGPSVLNIINLSLSSGTVPLAFKKAVIHPLLKRPNLDPDLMVNYRPVSHLPFISKILEKTVAQQLNEHLVTNNLCEPFQSGFRANHSTETALAKMTNDLLLTMDSDASSMLLLLDLSAAFDTVDHNILLERIKTRIGMSDLALSWFNSYLTDRMQCVSHNNVTSDYVKVTCGVPQGSVLGPALFSIYMLPLGDIIRKYGVSFHCYADDTQLYMPLKLTNTPDCSQLEACLNEIKQWMSANFLQLNAKKTEMLIIGPARHQHLFNNTTLTFDNQTIKQGDSVKNLGIIFDPTLSFESHIKSVTKTAFFHLRNIAKIRSILSTSDAEIIIHAFVTSRLDYCNVLFSGLPMSSIKRLQLVQNAAARLLTKTRKFDHITPILAHLHWLPVHLRCDFKVLLLTYKILHGLAPAYLADCIVPYVPTRNLRSKNSGLLVIPRAKKKSAGYRAFSVRAPVLWNALPVAVRDATSVEAFKSHLKTHLYNLAFK; this is translated from the coding sequence atgtctgttagtccgggtgaggagtcagttaagctagaactagccagcgccaggctggataatccatgtacgcatagcaattctcttagaataatacacaattcacataatgttttttctgttgtgtctgtgtcagaggtggacatgcattctactgaggtggcaaattatgatatgtccagtctattgcagcaccaagcaaacaatcggaaaattcccgtcatatcaattcctagatatggtcgaaactatttaaagtgcactacgcataataaacgcaacattgttaatattgccactacggataatcttaacaaaaactcgtcaaaacagcccaatacctataatatgggctttttaaacataagatcattgtctcccaaggcgttattggttaatgaggtcattagagacaacaatcttaacgtcattggtcttagcgaaacctggctcaaaccggacgaattttttgcgctcaatgaggcatctcctcctaactatacgaatgcgcatgttgcccgccctcttaaaaggggagggggtgtcgcactaatatacaatgaaaatttcaaccttacccctaacctaaataataaatataaatcgtttgaggtgcttactatgaggtccgtcacaccgctacctctcgacctggctgttatctaccgcccccctgggccctattcggactttatcagtgaattctcagagttcgttgctgatctagtgacgcacgccgacaatataatcataatgggggactttaatatccatatgaataccccatcggaccctcagtgcgtggcgctccaaaccataattgatagctgtggtcttacacaaataatacatgaacccacgcatcgcaacggtaatacaatagatctagtgcttgtcaggggtgtcaccacctccaaagttatgatacttccatatactaaagtaatgtccgatcattaccttataaaatttgaagttttgactctttgtcaacaagctaataataataataactgctatagcggccgcaacattaatgctgccacaacgatgactcttgctgacctactgccttcggtaatagcaccattcccaaattatgtcggctctattgataaactcactaacaactttgacgatgccttgcgcgaaattattgatagtatagcaccgctaaagcaaaaaagggcccctaaaaggcgcaccccatggtttacagaagaaattagagctcataaattatcatgtagaaaactggaacgcaaatggcgcgcgactaaacttgaggttttccatcaagcatggagtgatagtttaataacttataaacgcatgcttaccttagctaaagctaaatactactcaaatctcatccgcctcaacaaaaacgatcctaaatttctgtttagtacagtagcatcgctaacccaacaagggactcctcccagtagctccacccactcggcagatgattttatgaatttctttaataagaaaattgaactcattagaaaggagattaaagacaacgcatcccagctacaactgggttctattaacacaaatacgactgtatatacgacggacactgccctccaaaatagtctctctatttttgatgaaataacattagaggaattattacagcgtgtaagtgggataaaacaaacaacatgtttacttgacccacttcctgggaaacttatcaaggaactgtttgtattattaggtccatcagtgttaaatattataaacttatcactttcctccggcactgttcccctagcattcaaaaaagcggttattcatcctctgctcaaaagacctaacctcgatcctgacctcatggtaaactaccgaccggtctcccaccttccgtttatttccaaaattctcgaaaaaactgttgcacagcagctaaatgaacacttagtgactaacaatctctgtgaaccttttcaatccggtttcagggcaaatcactctacggagacagctctcgcaaaaatgactaatgatctattgctaacgatggattctgatgcgtcatctatgttgctgcttcttgatcttagcgccgctttcgataccgtcgatcataatattttattagagcgtatcaaaacacgtattggtatgtcagacttagccttgtcttggtttaactcttatcttactgacaggatgcagtgcgtctcccataacaatgtgacctcggactatgtcaaggtaacgtgcggagttccccagggttcggttcttggccctgcactctttagtatttacatgctgccgctgggtgacatcatacgcaagtacggtgttagctttcactgttatgctgatgacactcaactctacatgcccctaaagctgaccaacacgccggactgtagtcagctggaggcgtgtcttaatgaaattaaacaatggatgtccgctaactttttgcaactcaacgctaagaaaacggaaatgctgattatcggtcctgctagacaccaacatctatttaataataccaccttaacatttgacaaccaaacaattaaacaaggagactcggtaaagaatctgggtattatcttcgacccaactctctcgtttgagtcacacattaagagtgttactaaaacggccttctttcatctccgtaatatcgctaaaattcgttccatcttgtccactagcgacgctgagatcattattcatgcgttcgttacgtctcgtctcgattactgtaacgtattattttcgggcctccctatgtctagcattaaaagattacagttggtacaaaatgcggctgcaaggcttttgacaaaaacaagaaagtttgatcatattacgcctatactggctcacttgcactggcttcctgtgcacttaagatgcgactttaaggttttactacttacgtataaaatattacacggtttagctccagcctatctcgccgattgtattgtaccatatgtcccgacaagaaatctgcgttcaaagaactccggcttattagtgattcccagagccaaaaaaaagtctgcgggctatagggcgttttctgttcgggctccagtgctctggaatgccctcccggtagcagttagagatgctacctcagtagaagcatttaagtcccatcttaaaactcatttgtataatctagcctttaaatag